The following are encoded together in the Mycosarcoma maydis chromosome 4, whole genome shotgun sequence genome:
- a CDS encoding uncharacterized protein (related to peroxisomal targeting signal receptor) has protein sequence MSDLVSGGAGCGPSNPLQNIGKRFGQDRGAQQDTFASSPFAQQQSPSFRSHNAAASSSQQQQPAFFNAPSQQVPLASQGNLHDAFDVSQLRSNLPSGSRMPMQSQHHRSTPGPSMADLEASFRPAFSRSSTIQAAPRAAVQSGWASDFLSAEASQSSVQAQPAQQMHVDRHSSHAIHPNVIPMGMHMGMMSMPHTAPNRHFSPSHLQEQHQIHAIAAPQLDNARWAEAFTAFEVSSKPAPEAPAATADVKPSEKVDYADPQERDELARTAGRLVSSVEHDQSSKFRQSNFLDLMRKIRDKQAGIEGDNIVENAGTSTTTLDKGKARAHDLSASSTTQQAQPQSQQEAYSWANQMAVSGGLSHLPPSVQKSLAKNNVQQSDLPQALRNEQQIQNQQALNDMWAEEDARSEAIEKQAMRESARAFVGDGGDVTARMREDDADAQEFERYQRLGANIPHASTFNRRWEEDLNRSTNEMEEDEALDFVGRRWEGTKGRGYPGAQTAEWDKLQSDWDNFEVTSAGIRPVTLPQRSGATTSMQPAPVYRFLSDNPYIASTRHHAAHAGGLPAGLESVLEKEAAVQQDPQNASAWYDLGVKQQENEREVQAIAALRKALDLDANLRDAWLALAVSYTNENDRTAAYEAIERWIESNDKYREVVQRAKAEVDAANLGKQRGRSDSVSSHSTSASVVEKHSRLTSLLIAMVRSGGERGEIDADVQVALGVIFNSSEDYDKAVDCFSTALSVRPQDWLLYNRLGATLSNSGRSAEAIQYYHHALNLQPEFVRCHFNLSISCLNLKMYQDAAEHIYTALTLQQAEAETLGMAAEKDSATSGSLWETFRVALELLNRSDLAAKCSRRDINAFDLSDFVAPASGSGSAGGVGEVPFDY, from the coding sequence ATGTCCGACCTTGTCTCGGGTGGCGCAGGCTGCGGTCCCTCCAACCCGCTTCAGAACATTGGCAAACGCTTTGGTCAGGATCGCGGTGCGCAGCAAGACACGTTCGCCTCCAGTCCAtttgctcagcagcaatcaccCTCGTTCCGATCGCacaatgctgctgcctcctcatcccagcagcagcagcctgctTTCTTCAACGCTCCGTCGCAGCAAGTACCGTTGGCTTCGCAGGGCAATCTCCACGATGCATTCGACGTCTCGCAGCTGCGTAGCAACCTGCCGAGTGGCTCGCGCATGCCCATGCAGAGCCAACATCATCGATCCACACCAGGTCCTAGCATGGCCGATCTCGAAGCCAGCTTCCGTCCTGCATtttcgaggagctcgactATTCAAGCCGCCCCacgagctgctgtgcaATCCGGTTGGGCTTCCGACTTTCTTAGCGCAGAAGCCTCGCAGTCCAGCGTCCAGGCTCAGCCTGCACAGCAGATGCACGTAGACCGACACTCTTCACACGCCATTCATCCCAACGTCATCCCCATGGGGATGCACATGGGCATGATGTCTATGCCTCACACTGCACCTAATAGGCACTTTTCGCCAAGCCATCTGCAGGAGCAACATCAGATCCACGCAATAGCAGCACCTCAACTTGACAATGCAAGATGGGCAGAAGCCTTCACAGCTTTCGAAGTCTCGTCCAAGCCAGCACCGGAGGCACCCGCAGCAACGGCCGATGTCAAGCCATCTGAAAAGGTCGACTATGCTGACCCCCAAGAACGAGACGAACTCGCCCGAACCGCAGGTCGACTCGTTTCTTCTGTCGAGCATGACCAAAGCTCAAAGTTTCGTCAAAGCAACTTTCTCGATCTTATGCGCAAGATTCGGGACAAGCAAGCCGGCATCGAGGGTGACAACATTGTCGAGAACGCCGGCACCTCTACCACGACGCTCGATAAGGGCAAGGCCAGAGCGCACGATCTCAGCGCGTCATCAACCACAcagcaggcgcagccgCAGTCGCAACAAGAGGCCTATTCGTGGGCAAACCAGATGGCAGTCAGTGGTGGACTCTCGCATCTGCCGCCCAGCGTACAAAAATCACTGGCGAAGAACAACGTGCAGCAGTCCGATCTACCGCAAGCTCTGCgcaacgagcagcagatTCAGAATCAGCAGGCGCTTAACGATATGTGGGCCGAGGAAGATGCACGAAGCGAGGCTATCGAGAAGCAGGCGATGCGCGAGAGCGCTCGGGCCTTTGTCGGAGACGGTGGCGATGTCACTGCTCGAATGCGCGAGgatgatgccgatgccCAGGAGTTCGAGCGATACCAGCGTCTCGGAGCTAACATTCCGCACGCCAGCACCTTCAACAGGCGATGGGAGGAAGATCTGAACCGTTCCACTAACGAAAtggaggaggacgaagcgCTCGATTTTGTTGGTCGCCGCTGGGAAGGAACCAAGGGCAGAGGCTATCCGGGTGCGCAGACGGCCGAGTGGGACAAGCTGCAGAGCGATTGGGACAACTTCGAGGTCACTTCTGCGGGTATCCGACCCGTTACTCTGCCACAACGCTCTGGGGCGACTACGTCCATGCAGCCAGCGCCAGTCTACCGCTTCCTCAGCGACAATCCTTACATCGCTTCAACACGCCACCATGCCGCACATGCCGGTGGACTTCCAGCTGGTCTCGAGTCGGTGCTCGAGAAGGAAGCCGCTGTGCAGCAGGATCCGCAGAACGCATCAGCGTGGTATGACCTCGGtgtcaagcagcaggagaACGAACGAGAGGTGCAAGCGATTGCAGCGCTGCGGAAGgcgctcgatcttgacgcCAACCTTAGGGACGCTTGGTTGGCGCTCGCTGTGAGCTACACCAACGAAAACGACCGCACCGCTGCGTACGAGGCGATCGAACGATGGATCGAGAGCAACGACAAGTACCGCGAGGTGGTTCAGCGGGCCAAAGCTGAAGTTGATGCCGCAAACCTAGGCAAGCAGCGTGGCCGAAGTGACAGCGTTTCGTCGCACAGCACCTCTGCCtcggtggtggagaagcACTCACGCTTGACCAGCCTGCTCATTGCCATGGTGCGTAGTGGTGGTGAGAGGGGCGagatcgatgccgacgtCCAAGTGGCGCTGGGTGTCATTTTCAACTCGAGCGAAGACTATGACAAGGCTGTCGATTGTTTCTCCACCGCACTGTCCGTTCGGCCACAAGACTGGCTGCTCTATAACCGACTGGGTGCGACGCTCTCGAACTCGGGACGAAGTGCCGAGGCGATTCAGTACTACCATCACGCGCTCAACTTGCAACCCGAATTTGTGCGTTGTCACTTTAACCTCTCGATCTCCTGTCTCAACCTCAAGATGTATCAGGATGCTGCGGAGCACATCTACACGGCGCTGACGCTGCAGCAAGCTGAAGCGGAGACGCTGGGCATGGCGGCCGAGAAGGACAGCGCGACCAGTGGGAGCTTGTGGGAGACGTTCAGGGTGGCGTTGGAGCTGTTGAACCGGAGCGATCTGGCGGCAAAGTGTAGTAGGAGGGATATTAACGCCTTTGACCTCAGCGACTTTGTTGCTCCTGCAAGTGGCAGTGGCTCTGCTGGGGGTGTGGGTGAGGTCCCATTCGATTATTAA
- a CDS encoding DNA topoisomerase I, whose translation MNSIQVKNEPMLASFASTSTNGKAKRSAKPSLFSGSEVSSDDDEEKPLAKRPKVEDSDSDAPLTSTVSSQNGVQKRSGSSNNDDNDDDSDSDSDAPLTALVKKSNGSDDDEDDDDDDDEGDDDDEEDDDDDDDDDDKPLSKSSKSNRKPPKTMSITGSGEKKWDVLIHKGPRFPDPYQPLPKDVKLKYDGRPVDLPWQTEEIAMFYAVKLETQHAQNAIFNRNFFDDFKTDLKKYPPRDGTQIKSFDKLDFRDMYNYWRSLKDAELERKKALAPSARKREIEERKAEETKWKICLVDGVEQRVGNVNVEPPGLFLGRGAHPKAGKVKRRISPGDITINHSADHPAPQPPAGMGDWAEVVEKKDVTWLAYWKENINGQYKYVFLDATSNFKTNSDREKFEKARKLDTVVKQIRRDVNKNLKSKVRHERQIATIVWLIDNFSLRAGNEKGEDEAETYGVCSLRCEHAQIKMPDTIHLEFLGKDSMKFEEDLKITNPDVFKNIAMFLKSNGMKDKSGNYVRKKPSDPIFCAPESGSGKMQPLQPNSVNQFLSKYMKGLSAKVFRTYNASVTFQGLLEQTEEWLKSRPNAAEREINQTNLRLAYNEANRQVAILCNHQKTVNPMLLNRNLERTQDKIFQIRYEIMKEQQKILTFHKVSELKKEFKVKEHPFMKQFDKIMQKQDLDAEKVKQYEEQMISDKKSKLESTFKRQQSELQYQLEQKGLTGDDGTPKKGKKAKNVEEEVRSSIKGFKDKKQVDEELKALNETAKRLEKERKTNKSQATSCNFVSSAKKILSKYEMIKKQEAELVNKNNTSDVALSTSKLNYIDPRITLAWLKEWDDRLSDLGQGKAAPKKKVKKEEEENDIKPKKKDAKGAASKKRAAKTGLANSTGDSEKMELGLQVMNISQFFANALQKKFKWAASGDDGRDISAKWVFVKDAQSKMRKLDSAERKGQKGGSMAAMTDAADSKEAQPKVNCVLKKQTSADRKMSKPIKAVDKTEESDDDLSSDSSDDEDKPLAAVV comes from the coding sequence ATGAACAGCATTCAAGTCAAGAATGAACCCATGCTTGCGTCGTTTgcgtcgacctcgaccaaTGGAAAGGCAAAACGTtcagccaagccaagtcTCTTCAGCGGTAGTGAAGTGAgctccgacgacgacgaagagaaGCCTCTCGCCAAAAGGCCAAAGGTAGAGGACAGTGACAGCGACGCTCCTCTTACCTCGACCGTCTCATCGCAGAATGGCGTCCAAAAacgcagcggcagcagcaacaacgaTGACAACGATGACGACTCAGACTCGGATTCGGACGCGCCACTCACAGCCCTCGtcaagaagagcaacggtagtgatgatgacgaagacgatgacgacgatgacgacgaaggcgacgacgacgacgaagaagacgacgatgatgatgatgatgatgacgataAACCATTGAGCAAATCGTCCAAGTCGAATCGAAAGCCCCCCAAGACCATGTCCATCACCGGCTCAGGTGAAAAGAAGTGGGACGTACTCATCCACAAGGGTCCCCGCTTCCCCGATCCATATCAACCCTTGCCCAAGGATGTCAAGCTCAAGTACGACGGGAGGCCAGTTGATCTGCCATGGCAAACCGAAGAGATCGCCATGTTCTATGCCGTCAAACTCGAGACACAACATGCCCAAAATGCTATCTTCAACCGCAATTTCTTTGACGATTTCAAGACGGATCTCAAAAAGTATCCCCCTAGAGATGGCACACAGATCAAGTCcttcgacaagctcgacttcCGTGATATGTACAACTACTGGCGCAGTctcaaggatgccgagctcgaacgCAAAAAGGCTTTGGCTCCCTCGGCACGCAAGCGCGAGATTGAAGAGCGCAAGGCCGAAGAGACCAAGTGGAAGATCTGCCTCGttgatggcgtcgagcagcgtgtGGGTAATGTCAATGTCGAGCCTCCCGGTCTCTTCCTCGGTCGCGGTGCGCATCCTAAAGCAGGCAAGGTCAAACGTCGCATCTCGCCCGGCGACATTACCATCAACCACAGTGCAGATCATCCTGCTCCACAGCCTCCGGCAGGCATGGGTGATTGGGCCGAAGTCGTCGAAAAAAAGGACGTCACCTGGCTCGCCTACTGGAAGGAAAACATCAACGGCCAGTACAAGTACGTCTTCCTCGACGCCACTTCCAACTTCAAGACCAACTCGGACCGTGAAAAGTTTGAAAAGGCGCGAAAGCTCGACACAGTTGTTAAACAGATTCGTCGCGACGTCAACAAGAATCTCAAGTCCAAGGTGCGACACGAACGACAGATCGCCACCATCGTCTGGCTGATCGACAACTTTTCGCTGCGTGCCGGTAACGAGAAGGGCGAAGATGAGGCCGAGACGTACGGCGTCTGTTCGTTGCGTTGCGAGCACGCACAGATCAAGATGCCCGACACCATTCACCTGGAGTTCCTAGGCAAAGACTCGATGAAGTTCGAAGAGGATCTCAAGATCACCAATCCTGACGTCTTCAAGAACATTGCCATGTTTCTCAAGAGCAACGGCATGAAGGACAAGAGTGGCAACTATGTACGCAAGAAGCCTTCGGATCCCATCTTTTGCGCTCCCGAGTCCGGGAGCGGCAAGATGCAGCCGCTTCAGCCGAACTCGGTCAACCAGTTCCTGTCCAAGTACATGAAAGGCTTGAGCGCCAAGGTCTTCCGTACCTACAATGCTTCCGTCACATTCCAGggcttgctcgagcagaccGAAGAATGGCTCAAGTCACGGCCCAACGCAGCCGAGCGCGAGATCAACCAGACCAACCTGCGTCTGGCCTACAACGAAGCCAATCGACAGGTGGCCATCCTGTGCAACCATCAAAAGACGGTGAACCCTATGTTACTCAACCGCAATCTTGAACGTACGCAGGACAAGATCTTCCAGATCCGCTACGAGATCATgaaggagcagcagaagatCCTGACCTTCCACAAAGTCAGCGAGTTGAAAAAGGAGTTCAAGGTCAAAGAGCACCCTTTCATGAAGCAGTTTGACAAGATCATGCAGAAGCAGGATCTGGACGCCGAAAAAGTCAAGCAGTACGAGGAGCAGATGATCTCAGATAAAAagtccaagctcgagtcgacTTTTAAGCGCCAGCAGTCCGAGCTGCAGTACCAGCTGGAACAGAAAGGTCTCACCGGCGACGACGGTACACCCAAAAAGGGCAAGAAGGCCAAAAATGTCGAAGAGGAGGTGCGATCGTCGATCAAGGGCttcaaggacaagaagcaggtcgacgaggagctcaaAGCGCTCAACGAGACGGCTAAACGACTTGAAAAGGAACGCAAGACCAACAAGTCGCAAGCCACCAGCTGTAACTTTGTCAGttcggccaagaagatcCTAAGCAAGTATGAGATGATCAAGAAGCAAGAGGCGGAGCTGGTCAACAAGAACAATACATCGGATGTGGCGCTGAGCACGTCCAAGCTCAACTACATTGATCCTCGTATCACGCTCGCTTGGCTCAAAGAATGGGACGACCGTCTTAGCGATCTCGGGCAGGGCAAGGCTGCACCCAAGAAGAaggtcaagaaggaggaggaagaaaaCGACATCAAGCCCAAGAAGAAAGACGCCAAGGGCGCCGCTAGCAAGAAGAGAGCCGCCAAGACAGGTCTTGCCAACTCGACGGGCGACAGCGAGAAGATGGAACTTGGGTTGCAGGTGATGAATATCAGTCAGTTCTTTGCTAATGCGCTGCAGAAGAAGTTCAAGTGGGCTGCTTCGGGCGACGACGGCCGCGACATTTCGGCCAAGTGGGTCTTCGTCAAGGATGCCCAGTCCAAGAtgcgcaagctcgactcTGCTGAGCGCAAGGGCCAGAAGGGCGGTTCGATGGCAGCCATGACAGATGCCGCCGACTCGAAGGAGGCGCAACCCAAAGTCAACTGTGTTCTCAAGAAGCAGACCTCTGCGGACCgcaagatgagcaagcCGATCAAGGCGGTGGACAAGACCGAAGAGAGCGATGACGATTTAAGCAGCGATagcagcgatgacgaagatAAGCCGCTTGCCGCTGTAGTTTAG
- a CDS encoding putative sulfate adenylyltransferase: MANAPHGGVLKDLLVRDAPIAAQLRQEADTLPEIVLTERQLCDLELIINGGFSPLQGFMNQTDYNGCLDNMRLADGNLFPMPITLDVDEQQIEALKIQQGARIALRDPRDDNAIAIITVTDVYAVDKVREATAVFGSDDLAHPAITYLHKSVKNFYVGGDVQAVSKPAYYDYVALRYTPAELRQHFAKISWRKVVAFQTRNPMHRAHRELTVRAARQRQANVLIHPVVGMTKPGDVDHYTRVRVYQSLMPRYPNGMATLALLPLAMRMGGPREALWHAIIRKNFGVTHFIVGRDHAGPGKDSSGKDFYGPYDAQTLVTKYTEELGIEMVPFQQMTYIPSTDEYQPVDEVTPGTQTMDISGTELRRRLRTGAAIPDWFSYESVVKTLRESYPPKAKQGFTLFLTGLHNSGKDQIARALQVKLNEQGGRSVSLLLGETVRSELSSELGFSPDDRQKNIQRISFVAAELTRAGAAVIAAPIAPYEKSRATARDIITKTGGAGNFFLIHVATPLEYCEATDRKGNYAKARAGQIKGFTGVDDVYEEPTDADLVVDISRQSVAEITHSIILLLEAQSLI, translated from the coding sequence ATGGCTAACGCTCCTCACGGTGGCGTCCTTAAGGACTTGCTCGTTCGCGATGCTCCCATCGCCGCTCAGCTTCGTCAGGAAGCCGACACGCTTCCCGAGATTGTGCTCACCGAGCGTCAGCTTTGCGACTTGGAACTCATCATCAACGGTGGCTTCTCTCCGCTTCAAGGTTTCATGAACCAGACCGACTACAACGGATGCCTCGACAACATGCGTCTGGCCGATGGCAATCTGTTCCCCATGCCCATCACGCTCGATGTGGACGAacagcagatcgaggcgctcaagatccAGCAGGGCGCACGCATCGCTCTGCGCGACCCTCGTGACGACAACGcgatcgccatcatcaccgTTACCGACGTCTACGCCGTCGACAAGGTTCGTGAGGCCACGGCCGTGTTTGGTTCCGACGATCTTGCTCACCCCGCCATCACGTACCTGCACAAGTCGGTCAAGAACTTCTACGTCGGTGGTGACGTTCAGGCGGTTTCCAAGCCTGCCTACTACGACTACGTTGCTCTGCGATACACGCCCGCCGAGCTGCGTCAGCACTTTGCCAAGATCTCGTGGCGCAAGGTGGTCGCTTTCCAGACGCGTAACCCCATGCACCGTGCGCACCGTGAGCTCACCGTGCGTGCGGCTCGTCAGCGCCAGGCCAACGTCCTCATCCACCCAGTCGTGGGTATGACCAAGCCCGGTGATGTCGACCACTACACGCGTGTGCGTGTCTACCAGTCGCTTATGCCGCGTTACCCCAACGGCATGGCTACACTCGCTCTTTTGCCGCTTGCCATGCGCATGGGAGGCCCTCGTGAGGCGCTCTGGCACGCTATCATTCGCAAGAACTTCGGTGTGACCCACTTTATCGTTGGCCGTGACCACGCCGGTCCCGGCAAGGACTCGAGCGGAAAGGACTTCTATGGCCCTTACGACGCACAGACGCTCGTTACCAAGTACACCGAGGAGCTCGGAATCGAGATGGTGCCGTTCCAACAGATGACCTACATCCCCTCTACCGACGAGTACCAGCcggtggacgaggtgacGCCAGGCACACAGACCATGGATATCTCGGGAACCGagctgcgtcgtcgtctgcgcACGGGTGCTGCGATCCCGGACTGGTTCTCGTACGAATCCGTGGTCAAGACGCTGCGCGAGTCGTACCCGCccaaggccaagcaggGCTTTACGCTCTTCCTCACCGGTCTGCACAACTCGGGTAAGGACCAGATCGCGCGTGCGCTCCaggtcaagctcaacgaaCAGGGCGGCCGATCGGTTTCGttgcttcttggcgagaCCGTTCGTTCCGAGCTCTCTtccgagcttggcttctCGCCCGACGACAGGCAGAAGAACATCCAGCGCATCTCGTTCGTTGCAGCCGAGCTTACGCGCGCCGGTGCCGCTGTGATCGCCGCTCCCATTGCGCCCTACGAAAAGTCACGCGCCACTGCGCGTGACATCATCACCAAGACCGGCGGTGCTGGTAACTTCTTCCTGATCCACGTCGCTACCCCACTCGAGTACTGCGAGGCTACCGACCGAAAGGGCAACTACGCCAAGGCACGTGCCGGCCAGATCAAGGGCTTCACCGGCGTCGATGACGTCTACGAGGAGCCCACCGAcgccgatcttgtcgtcgacATCAGCCGTCAGTCCGTGGCTGAAATCACCCACTCGATCATCTTGTTGCTCGAAGCCCAGTCGCTCATCTAA